One segment of Candidatus Eremiobacterota bacterium DNA contains the following:
- the ftsA gene encoding cell division protein FtsA, with the protein MAKHDIVVGLDIGTSNVRCVIGEVAPDQSIEILGKGACPSKGLKKGAVVDIDEAAKSIETAVSEAEKMAGFHINCVYVGVTGEYISSMGSHGVVTIGSSDKEINEGDIRRVIEAARLVGVPNDREIIHVIPRSFMIDGTDGVKNPVGMSGMRLEVDAHIIMGMMTFLENINKSVQRAGLEIEENGIVLGSIPTGLSVLSEEEKELGIVLVDIGGGTTDVAIFKHNSLVHTAILPIGGSNITYDIVIVLRIPQQEAERIKVSKGCASMELVKEDEQIEVISLSSVDPPSVSRMELAEVIEGRLMDIFEWLRKEIRKVTKSGIHLAGVTLTGGCAAIEGIAGVAQNALQLPVRIGRPMAVSAMMPEVMKDPAYAMAMGLVLYGSRKKSRSIERVSQSKVGDIFQKVLQWLHEVF; encoded by the coding sequence GTGGCAAAGCACGACATAGTAGTTGGTCTTGATATTGGTACGAGCAATGTCCGCTGCGTGATCGGTGAAGTGGCTCCTGATCAGTCCATTGAAATCCTCGGGAAGGGAGCCTGTCCCTCGAAGGGACTCAAAAAAGGCGCCGTGGTTGACATAGACGAGGCGGCGAAGTCAATTGAGACGGCGGTCTCAGAGGCCGAGAAGATGGCCGGTTTTCACATCAACTGCGTCTATGTCGGGGTCACGGGCGAATACATCTCCTCGATGGGAAGCCACGGCGTGGTCACCATCGGGAGCTCTGACAAGGAGATCAATGAAGGGGATATCCGCCGTGTCATAGAGGCGGCGAGGCTTGTGGGCGTACCCAATGACAGAGAGATCATCCACGTGATTCCCCGGAGCTTTATGATCGACGGCACAGACGGCGTGAAAAACCCCGTGGGAATGTCAGGGATGCGCCTTGAGGTTGATGCCCATATCATCATGGGGATGATGACCTTTCTGGAGAATATCAACAAGAGCGTTCAGAGAGCAGGGCTTGAGATAGAAGAGAACGGGATCGTTTTGGGGTCGATACCTACGGGCCTCTCGGTGCTCTCCGAGGAAGAAAAAGAACTGGGCATTGTCCTGGTGGATATCGGAGGGGGCACCACCGATGTGGCGATTTTCAAGCACAACAGCCTGGTGCACACCGCAATCCTTCCCATCGGCGGCTCGAATATCACCTACGATATCGTGATCGTGCTCAGAATTCCCCAGCAGGAGGCCGAGCGCATCAAGGTGAGCAAGGGATGTGCAAGCATGGAGCTTGTGAAGGAGGACGAGCAGATCGAGGTAATCTCCCTCAGCTCTGTCGATCCGCCAAGCGTGTCCCGCATGGAGCTCGCCGAAGTCATCGAGGGCCGCCTCATGGATATCTTTGAATGGCTCAGGAAGGAAATAAGAAAGGTGACCAAGTCCGGTATCCACCTCGCCGGTGTGACCCTCACGGGAGGATGTGCTGCCATAGAAGGGATTGCCGGTGTTGCGCAGAACGCGCTCCAGCTTCCCGTGCGCATCGGCAGGCCGATGGCGGTTTCGGCGATGATGCCGGAGGTGATGAAGGACCCTGCCTACGCAATGGCAATGGGTCTTGTGCTTTACGGCTCCAGGAAGAAGAGCAGGAGCATTGAGCGTGTCTCACAGTCCAAGGTGGGTGACATCTTCCAGAAAGTACTGCAATGGCTTCATGAAGTGTTTTAA
- the murC gene encoding UDP-N-acetylmuramate--L-alanine ligase, which translates to MRQVHFIGIGGIGMSGIARVLLEKGYRVTGSDIRPSSMMRKLEDLGASCFIGHSGQNIGSADVVVVSSAIPEKNPELVEARRRQIKVVQRAEMLGFLMQSVYGIAVAGTHGKTTTTSMIAAVLEQNGLDPTVVIGGELNDIGSNARLGHDPYLVAEADESDASFLHLSPRMAVITSIDSDVNLNVMPYVACNYDYDLTMKKIIENFKAFIERLPGDGNVVLCIDNENVRNLYPSVGRRKISYGLSPDADIRAEEITLAEFCSTSKISFKGKLLGNLHLRVPGRHNVQNALAAIAIGLELGFSFEGIRKALHAFPGVQRRFQILGEASGVLVVDDYAHNPSKIKAALHAARTGWGKRVIAVFQPHRYSRTRFLFDEFSGAFNDADVLIVTDIYSAGEQPIVGMRGETLAEYIAQRAPHVEVLSIPKNDEVIAYLAQFAAPGDLVITLGAGDICRVAEKLCERLNMRHIQYAATG; encoded by the coding sequence ATGAGGCAAGTTCACTTTATAGGCATTGGCGGTATCGGGATGAGCGGCATCGCCAGAGTCCTCCTGGAAAAGGGATACAGGGTGACAGGCTCTGATATCAGGCCGTCATCGATGATGAGGAAGCTTGAAGATCTCGGTGCATCATGCTTTATAGGCCATTCAGGCCAGAATATAGGAAGCGCTGACGTGGTAGTCGTCTCTTCCGCCATTCCGGAGAAGAATCCGGAGCTTGTCGAAGCCAGGAGGAGGCAGATTAAAGTGGTGCAGCGCGCCGAGATGCTGGGCTTTCTGATGCAGAGTGTCTACGGAATCGCCGTTGCGGGAACTCACGGGAAAACCACGACCACTTCGATGATTGCCGCGGTCCTTGAGCAGAACGGGCTTGATCCCACGGTGGTCATCGGCGGAGAGCTGAATGACATCGGCTCAAACGCGAGGCTTGGCCACGATCCTTATCTTGTGGCCGAAGCCGACGAGAGCGATGCCTCCTTTCTGCACCTCAGCCCAAGGATGGCGGTCATCACCAGCATAGACTCCGACGTGAACCTCAATGTCATGCCGTACGTGGCCTGTAATTATGACTATGACCTCACGATGAAGAAAATTATAGAGAATTTCAAGGCCTTTATCGAAAGGCTCCCCGGGGACGGGAACGTGGTGCTCTGCATCGACAATGAAAACGTGAGAAACCTCTATCCTTCAGTGGGAAGAAGAAAGATATCATACGGGCTCTCCCCCGATGCCGATATCCGCGCCGAGGAAATCACCCTTGCGGAGTTCTGCTCCACCTCGAAGATAAGCTTCAAGGGGAAGCTTCTTGGGAATCTGCATCTCAGGGTGCCGGGACGCCACAATGTTCAGAACGCCCTTGCCGCCATAGCTATCGGCCTGGAGCTGGGCTTTTCCTTTGAGGGAATCCGGAAGGCACTGCACGCCTTTCCCGGGGTGCAGCGCCGTTTCCAGATACTGGGGGAAGCTTCCGGCGTACTTGTCGTCGATGACTATGCCCATAACCCCTCAAAGATCAAGGCGGCCCTCCATGCCGCGAGGACGGGGTGGGGAAAGCGTGTCATTGCCGTCTTTCAGCCTCATCGCTATTCTAGAACCCGCTTCCTTTTTGATGAGTTCTCCGGCGCTTTCAATGACGCCGATGTGCTCATTGTCACCGATATCTATTCTGCCGGTGAGCAGCCTATAGTGGGAATGAGGGGGGAAACCCTTGCGGAGTATATCGCGCAGAGAGCCCCTCATGTGGAGGTCCTTTCCATACCGAAGAATGATGAGGTGATTGCTTATCTTGCGCAGTTCGCCGCACCGGGCGATCTTGTCATCACTCTTGGGGCAGGAGACATATGCCGTGTTGCGGAGAAGCTCTGCGAGAGGCTCAATATGAGGCATATTCAGTATGCTGCCACGGGGTAA
- the mraY gene encoding phospho-N-acetylmuramoyl-pentapeptide-transferase: MAGAISVFFLSFLLSAGLLPFYIRKVKELQWGQQIRPEGPQDHASKSGTPTMGGLVVLLVVIMSLLWVHPLTWEYGIFAAFIVINGAAGFFDDFIKIKKGRSLGLRARDKLFIHILLGIGIAWLMREYSPLGGKILVPFAGWVDTGWFIYPLCIAVMTGCVNAVNLTDGLDGLAAGSVIVTLAGYSYFCFAMKRLDLLAGCITLGGALLGFLAFNCFPARIFMGDTGSLALGGALATLSILTGTELFLFIMGGVYVVEALSVVIQVTYFKMTKGKRVFRMSPIHHHFALGGWHEVQVTTRFWIAGALLAALGVWIYRM; the protein is encoded by the coding sequence ATGGCAGGAGCGATAAGCGTCTTTTTCCTGAGCTTCCTCCTCTCGGCGGGCTTGCTGCCCTTTTATATCAGGAAGGTCAAGGAGCTCCAGTGGGGTCAGCAGATTCGGCCGGAAGGGCCCCAGGATCACGCTTCCAAGAGCGGCACTCCCACCATGGGAGGGCTCGTGGTGCTTCTTGTGGTGATCATGTCACTTCTCTGGGTTCATCCCCTCACCTGGGAATACGGAATATTTGCAGCCTTCATAGTGATAAACGGCGCCGCCGGATTTTTTGATGATTTCATCAAGATAAAAAAGGGGCGCTCCCTGGGCCTGAGGGCAAGGGACAAGCTCTTCATCCATATTCTTCTCGGTATTGGTATCGCCTGGCTGATGAGGGAGTATTCCCCTCTTGGCGGAAAGATACTTGTTCCCTTCGCGGGATGGGTGGATACGGGGTGGTTTATCTATCCTCTCTGCATCGCCGTCATGACGGGGTGTGTCAACGCCGTAAACCTCACCGACGGCCTGGACGGCCTCGCAGCGGGGAGCGTCATTGTCACCCTCGCGGGTTACAGCTATTTCTGCTTCGCCATGAAGCGCCTTGATCTTCTTGCCGGCTGCATCACTCTTGGCGGCGCCCTTCTGGGTTTTCTGGCCTTCAACTGTTTCCCCGCGAGGATATTCATGGGCGATACGGGCTCCCTGGCACTGGGAGGGGCCCTTGCAACGCTCTCGATTCTCACGGGAACAGAGCTCTTTCTTTTCATCATGGGGGGAGTGTACGTCGTGGAGGCCCTTTCTGTGGTGATACAGGTCACTTATTTCAAGATGACCAAGGGGAAGCGGGTCTTCAGGATGAGCCCGATCCACCATCATTTTGCCCTGGGAGGGTGGCACGAGGTGCAGGTGACCACCAGGTTCTGGATAGCGGGGGCGCTGCTTGCGGCCCTTGGAGTATGGATTTATAGAATGTAA
- the ftsZ gene encoding cell division protein FtsZ: MKTASAGLDKLAQSLGKGTTQAKEKVDKKTTLEQFAGIKVVGVGGAGCNAVNRMIQVGLKGVEFIAINTDAQALFLCEADQRIHIGSNVTKGLGAGANPEIGRKAIEENRSEVLASLEGADMVFITTGMGGGTGTGASPVVAELAREVGALSVAVVTKPFTFEGRMRMQSAERGIQELTEKVDTLITIPNDRLLHVVDKKTSLVEAFRVADDVLRHGVQGISDIITIPGLINVDFADIQSIMVNSGSALMGIGIGSGDHRAQEAAKAAISSPLLETTIDGAKGVLFNITGGPNLSLVEVNEAAEIIANAVDPESRIIFGAVIDEKFQDEIKITVLATGFAMGREERKPEAGQEIRGERAEFKPQMGSADELEIPAILRRRRT, from the coding sequence ATGAAAACAGCATCGGCGGGGCTTGACAAGCTCGCGCAGTCACTAGGGAAAGGAACTACACAGGCAAAGGAGAAAGTGGACAAGAAAACCACTCTTGAACAGTTTGCCGGGATAAAGGTTGTCGGTGTCGGCGGCGCGGGGTGCAATGCCGTGAACCGCATGATTCAGGTGGGGCTCAAGGGCGTGGAGTTTATTGCAATAAACACCGATGCCCAGGCCCTTTTTCTCTGCGAGGCCGATCAGCGCATCCACATCGGCAGCAACGTCACCAAAGGACTTGGCGCCGGAGCGAATCCCGAGATCGGGAGAAAGGCCATTGAAGAGAACCGGAGCGAGGTCCTTGCGAGCCTCGAGGGAGCCGATATGGTCTTTATCACGACGGGCATGGGAGGCGGCACGGGAACGGGCGCCTCACCGGTGGTGGCAGAGCTCGCCCGTGAGGTGGGCGCACTTTCGGTGGCAGTGGTTACCAAGCCCTTCACTTTCGAAGGCAGGATGCGTATGCAGAGCGCCGAGAGAGGGATCCAGGAGCTCACCGAGAAAGTGGACACCCTCATCACGATACCCAATGACAGGCTTCTCCACGTGGTGGACAAGAAGACATCGCTGGTGGAAGCTTTCAGAGTCGCCGATGACGTGCTCCGCCACGGCGTCCAGGGGATTTCGGACATAATCACCATTCCCGGCCTCATCAATGTCGATTTCGCCGACATACAGAGCATCATGGTGAACTCCGGCTCAGCCCTCATGGGCATCGGAATAGGATCGGGCGACCACAGGGCCCAGGAGGCTGCAAAAGCCGCCATTTCAAGCCCTCTTCTGGAGACCACGATTGACGGCGCCAAGGGAGTGCTCTTCAATATCACCGGCGGTCCTAATCTTTCACTTGTTGAAGTGAATGAGGCGGCAGAGATCATTGCCAATGCCGTAGATCCCGAGTCGCGGATCATATTCGGCGCGGTGATTGACGAGAAGTTCCAGGATGAGATCAAGATAACGGTTCTTGCCACAGGCTTCGCCATGGGCAGGGAAGAAAGAAAGCCCGAAGCAGGCCAGGAGATAAGGGGAGAGCGGGCAGAGTTCAAGCCTCAGATGGGATCTGCTGACGAGCTTGAGATTCCCGCGATCCTGAGGAGGCGCAGAACATAA
- the murG gene encoding undecaprenyldiphospho-muramoylpentapeptide beta-N-acetylglucosaminyltransferase produces the protein MKVIVTGGGTGGHLFPALAVAKALKKRHEGLSVLFLGTRHGLEATRVPQEGLPLEYILSRGLSSNPFKAGAALAITSLGFLQSIEVLLREKPRLVVGTGGYVSAPVVMAAHICRVPAVLLEQNTIPGKTNRFLARFARKVCTSFQGTERYLPPGKAHLTGNPVREEILEVSREEGRRRLEIPPGRPCILVTGASQGAKSINEGILKALEGWKGQEWSIIHLTGERNYEEVSSRAAELLRGAKLFYRAMGFLGAIHDAYAACDLVVCRAGATTIAEVTARGIPALIIPYPYAAEDHQVKNARWLEEQGAAFMIADDKVKEELSPLLGKLMRDPEALRSMAERSKALGKPEALDEILKVLDIFLSNQKA, from the coding sequence ATGAAGGTCATTGTGACAGGGGGAGGGACGGGAGGCCATCTTTTTCCCGCCCTCGCCGTAGCCAAAGCCCTGAAAAAAAGGCATGAAGGGCTTTCAGTACTTTTCCTGGGCACCCGCCACGGTCTTGAAGCTACCCGCGTTCCCCAGGAAGGACTGCCCCTGGAATATATTCTTTCAAGGGGCCTCTCGTCGAATCCCTTCAAGGCGGGGGCCGCACTTGCCATAACCTCCCTCGGCTTCCTGCAGTCCATTGAGGTGCTGCTGCGGGAAAAACCGCGCCTTGTGGTAGGAACGGGGGGATATGTGAGCGCCCCCGTTGTCATGGCCGCTCATATCTGCAGGGTCCCTGCAGTGCTGCTGGAGCAGAATACCATCCCGGGGAAAACCAACCGCTTCCTCGCCCGTTTTGCCAGGAAAGTCTGCACGAGCTTCCAGGGGACGGAGCGTTATCTTCCTCCAGGGAAGGCACACCTTACGGGAAATCCTGTCCGTGAGGAGATCCTCGAGGTAAGCAGGGAGGAGGGAAGGCGGCGCCTTGAGATCCCTCCCGGGAGGCCCTGTATCCTTGTGACAGGAGCAAGCCAGGGGGCAAAGAGCATCAATGAGGGAATTCTAAAAGCCCTGGAGGGCTGGAAAGGCCAGGAATGGAGCATTATCCATCTTACCGGTGAGAGAAACTATGAGGAAGTCTCGTCACGGGCCGCCGAGTTGCTCAGGGGTGCAAAACTTTTTTACCGGGCCATGGGATTTCTGGGCGCCATCCACGATGCCTATGCGGCCTGTGACCTGGTGGTGTGCCGTGCCGGCGCCACCACCATTGCCGAAGTGACGGCGCGGGGAATTCCTGCACTGATAATCCCCTACCCTTATGCAGCGGAAGACCACCAGGTAAAGAATGCGCGCTGGCTTGAAGAGCAGGGAGCGGCTTTCATGATTGCCGATGACAAGGTGAAAGAAGAGCTTTCCCCCCTTCTCGGGAAGCTCATGAGGGATCCTGAGGCATTGCGCTCGATGGCGGAGCGCAGTAAAGCACTGGGAAAACCTGAAGCTTTAGATGAAATTTTGAAGGTATTGGATATTTTTCTGTCGAATCAGAAGGCTTAA
- the ftsW gene encoding putative lipid II flippase FtsW: MKKSPDLLIVFLTYTLLILGVIIVFSASSVTSSVLEECNNDPFFYLKRQIIWALLGSACFFAAGRVDLFKLRRASLIGVFFSIILLVLVLIPGIGHETMGARRWMGFGSFTFQPAEIAKVFFVIYLADYLSRRNEKITEFIRLLPVIGFAGIIIVLIEKEPDLGTSLVIGATMMGMLFMAGAQLKHLVALSVSGVMVVGIRILDEGYRVKRFLSFINPWADPLGSGYHIIQSLIALGSGGIGGLGLGQSRQKFFYLPEQYTDFIFAIIGEELGLLGTLAVVILFAALLYRGFKVAYAASHPYLKLLAAGCTFVIALQAFMNMGVVIGMLPCTGIPLPFISFGGSSLLTCLTLMGLLVNISQYCPRRTARVPISARGETEALPRHEPAAEQEAGAHVSEAAEREASEGEIAEELPPVPESAVQEEKEVVQAPQ, translated from the coding sequence TTGAAGAAGAGTCCGGATCTGCTTATCGTCTTTCTCACTTACACCCTGCTCATCCTGGGGGTTATCATTGTCTTCAGCGCAAGCTCAGTCACCTCTTCGGTGCTTGAAGAGTGCAACAATGATCCCTTTTTCTACCTGAAGCGCCAGATAATATGGGCTCTTCTGGGATCGGCATGCTTTTTTGCGGCAGGCAGGGTTGACCTCTTCAAGCTCAGGAGAGCGAGCCTCATAGGGGTCTTTTTCTCAATAATCCTTCTTGTTCTTGTGCTTATCCCCGGTATCGGCCACGAAACGATGGGAGCGCGGCGGTGGATGGGCTTCGGCTCTTTCACCTTCCAGCCAGCCGAAATAGCGAAAGTTTTCTTTGTGATCTACCTTGCCGATTACCTCTCCAGGAGAAATGAGAAAATTACGGAATTTATCAGGCTTCTCCCCGTGATCGGCTTTGCTGGAATCATTATCGTGCTCATTGAGAAAGAGCCCGACCTGGGCACGAGCCTGGTCATAGGCGCCACGATGATGGGCATGCTCTTCATGGCAGGGGCCCAGTTAAAGCACCTTGTGGCGCTCTCCGTGTCGGGCGTCATGGTGGTGGGCATAAGGATTCTGGATGAAGGCTACCGGGTCAAGCGCTTTCTCTCCTTCATCAACCCCTGGGCCGACCCCCTCGGGTCTGGATACCATATCATCCAGTCCCTCATTGCCCTGGGCTCAGGCGGAATCGGGGGGCTGGGCCTCGGGCAGAGCAGGCAGAAATTCTTCTACCTTCCCGAACAATACACGGACTTTATCTTTGCAATCATCGGGGAGGAACTGGGACTGCTGGGAACTCTCGCCGTGGTAATCCTTTTCGCGGCCCTTCTTTACCGGGGCTTCAAGGTCGCCTATGCGGCATCTCATCCCTATCTCAAGCTTCTGGCCGCGGGATGCACTTTTGTCATTGCCCTGCAGGCTTTCATGAACATGGGAGTCGTGATAGGAATGCTCCCCTGCACGGGAATCCCTCTGCCCTTCATATCCTTTGGAGGATCATCGCTCCTCACGTGCCTTACCCTTATGGGACTGCTCGTAAACATATCGCAATACTGCCCCAGGCGCACGGCCAGAGTCCCCATCTCCGCCAGGGGGGAAACGGAGGCGCTGCCCCGCCATGAGCCGGCAGCTGAGCAGGAAGCCGGGGCTCATGTGAGCGAAGCCGCTGAGAGAGAGGCATCGGAAGGTGAGATCGCCGAAGAGCTGCCTCCTGTCCCTGAAAGCGCGGTACAGGAGGAGAAGGAAGTAGTCCAGGCTCCGCAGTAA
- a CDS encoding DUF881 domain-containing protein: protein MEKESQSAREKKIRSREQWEIPVAFACVVLGIMMALLFRLQKKEGFPLYNQRTDLIKMVNELERQRNKLESDLTDKKKRLEEFESAAGKEEDVLKAMKNQLETARMEAGFLPVKGPGIVVELNDSPKSPSPKDDPFYFIIHDVDLDTLVNELWASGAEAVSINDQRIVTTTAIRCVGPTVLINSVRIAAPYKVAAIGPSKDMEGALRTPGGFMDYMAPAMQHGVTLRINRYETVDVPEFKGSLMLRYAKVKSEVE from the coding sequence ATGGAGAAAGAATCTCAGAGCGCGAGAGAGAAAAAAATACGGTCAAGGGAGCAGTGGGAGATCCCCGTTGCTTTTGCCTGCGTGGTCCTGGGAATCATGATGGCCCTCCTCTTCAGGTTACAGAAAAAGGAGGGGTTCCCCCTTTACAACCAGAGGACCGATCTCATCAAGATGGTGAATGAGCTTGAACGCCAGCGCAACAAGCTGGAGAGCGATCTCACCGACAAGAAGAAAAGGCTTGAAGAGTTTGAGTCTGCCGCAGGGAAAGAGGAAGATGTCCTCAAGGCAATGAAGAATCAGCTGGAGACAGCCCGCATGGAAGCAGGTTTTCTGCCGGTCAAGGGGCCCGGGATAGTGGTGGAGCTCAATGACTCCCCCAAGAGTCCCTCCCCGAAGGATGATCCCTTCTATTTCATCATTCACGATGTGGATCTTGACACTCTTGTCAATGAGCTGTGGGCCTCGGGTGCCGAGGCCGTCTCGATAAACGATCAAAGGATCGTGACCACGACGGCAATCCGCTGCGTCGGCCCCACGGTGCTTATCAACTCTGTCCGCATCGCGGCGCCTTACAAGGTGGCTGCCATAGGCCCTTCCAAGGACATGGAGGGGGCGCTGAGGACTCCGGGAGGCTTTATGGATTATATGGCCCCCGCCATGCAGCATGGGGTCACCCTGAGGATAAACAGGTACGAGACCGTCGATGTGCCGGAGTTCAAGGGGAGCCTTATGCTCCGTTATGCAAAAGTAAAGTCAGAGGTGGAATAA
- a CDS encoding small basic family protein produces the protein MWILMGLFVGVVIGTILPPNFSPPYAYSKYISVSLIAGIDSVLGAVRAGIEEKFHLNIFVSGFLTNALLAAFLTWIGDRVGIDLYLAAVITFGVRVFNNLGYIRRDILAGGKRETA, from the coding sequence ATGTGGATATTGATGGGCCTTTTTGTGGGCGTAGTGATCGGCACGATTCTGCCTCCCAATTTTTCCCCGCCTTATGCTTATTCCAAGTATATCTCCGTCTCTCTCATCGCGGGAATTGACTCTGTGCTGGGCGCCGTGAGGGCGGGCATAGAAGAGAAGTTCCACCTGAACATCTTTGTGTCGGGATTTCTCACCAATGCCCTTCTGGCCGCTTTTCTCACATGGATCGGCGACCGCGTGGGCATTGATCTCTATCTCGCCGCCGTGATAACTTTCGGCGTAAGGGTATTCAACAATCTCGGCTATATCCGCAGGGACATACTCGCAGGCGGCAAGAGAGAAACAGCCTAG
- a CDS encoding FtsQ-type POTRA domain-containing protein, whose protein sequence is MVDIRKTPPGSMRGGPQEKPRKRGRTGQTARKVFLVLIFLAAQLLFLSSDFFKLKSIEVAGIERISGEDILKETQFPWGSQILIFDERPYHDRMARILWVKSVKIAKVLPGGVKIEVKERTPVAASAFTDEPEKWYAIDDDGVVLCVLEGDRKKDFPRMLINEKLVVGGRIDSGKVDTILKFYTWLTPEMNRQLIDLTIEENSQISFRYPLGKDVIEGKLDTLDNVKDKLDLFSKILAQMEGKAEQLEYIDLRYKEPVVKLRRPASPPDEKKEGE, encoded by the coding sequence ATGGTTGATATAAGAAAAACACCTCCCGGCTCCATGAGGGGAGGCCCCCAGGAGAAGCCCAGGAAGCGGGGCAGGACAGGACAGACAGCCCGCAAGGTTTTTCTTGTGCTCATTTTCCTTGCCGCTCAGCTCCTTTTCCTCTCCTCTGATTTCTTCAAGCTCAAATCCATTGAGGTGGCCGGTATTGAGCGGATATCGGGCGAGGATATCCTGAAGGAGACCCAGTTCCCATGGGGCTCGCAGATTCTCATTTTTGATGAGAGGCCCTACCATGACAGGATGGCCAGGATTCTCTGGGTGAAGAGCGTGAAAATAGCCAAGGTGCTTCCCGGCGGCGTGAAAATTGAAGTGAAGGAGCGCACCCCGGTGGCTGCATCGGCTTTCACCGATGAGCCTGAAAAGTGGTATGCCATTGATGATGACGGCGTGGTCCTCTGTGTCCTTGAGGGGGACAGAAAAAAAGACTTTCCCAGGATGCTGATAAACGAGAAACTGGTGGTGGGGGGAAGGATTGACAGCGGCAAAGTCGATACGATCCTGAAATTCTACACATGGCTTACTCCCGAGATGAACCGGCAGCTTATCGATCTTACCATCGAGGAGAACTCCCAGATATCTTTTCGCTACCCTCTCGGAAAAGACGTCATAGAGGGGAAGCTGGACACACTCGACAATGTCAAGGATAAGCTGGACCTTTTTTCCAAGATTCTCGCGCAGATGGAAGGAAAGGCTGAGCAGCTTGAATATATCGACCTCCGTTACAAGGAGCCGGTAGTCAAGCTCAGGCGCCCCGCTTCCCCTCCCGATGAGAAAAAAGAAGGAGAATAG
- the murD gene encoding UDP-N-acetylmuramoyl-L-alanine--D-glutamate ligase, whose product MDYAGKRVSIMGLGRSGRALAEVLLGRGALVFVSDAKPREELERFLEGLPEDRIVAEYGGNTEKVYEGKDLIVISPGVSIYHPVLEAARKQGVPVIGEIELAWQFAKAPLIAVTGTNGKSTTVSLIHRILKEGGVSSLLAGNIGVPLSAEVAAHDEVSWIVAEVSSFQLETIAQFRPRIGVILNITDDHKDRHRTFNEYVRAKARLFENQGPGDYAVLNFDDASLRDIAREVRAERYFFSTSGEVERGAFCRDGSLWFRGGGVEELLFSRDEVPLKGGHNLSNVLAVLTVAMIAGISGDSVLSSLRAFTPLSHRLEYTATVRGVKFYDDSKGTNPGAVMAALESFTEPITLIAGGKDKSMDFSDLGRRIARRVKNLVVIGESAEKIAEASAMAGMKSITRSASFPEAVKKAFEASSPGDVVLLSPACASFDMFSSAEHRGDLFQELVKKMEVEYP is encoded by the coding sequence ATGGATTACGCAGGGAAAAGGGTAAGCATCATGGGCCTTGGGCGAAGCGGCAGGGCTCTGGCCGAAGTGCTCCTCGGGAGGGGTGCCCTTGTCTTTGTGAGCGATGCAAAGCCCAGGGAAGAGCTTGAGAGATTCCTTGAGGGCCTCCCGGAAGACCGCATTGTCGCTGAATACGGCGGCAACACCGAAAAAGTCTATGAAGGGAAGGATCTCATCGTCATAAGCCCCGGCGTCTCCATCTATCACCCCGTGCTGGAGGCAGCCAGGAAACAAGGCGTGCCCGTCATCGGGGAGATTGAGCTGGCCTGGCAGTTTGCAAAGGCCCCGCTGATCGCCGTGACAGGGACCAATGGCAAGTCAACGACAGTGAGCCTCATTCACCGGATTCTCAAGGAGGGGGGCGTCTCCTCTCTTCTTGCGGGGAATATCGGGGTTCCCCTCTCGGCCGAGGTTGCAGCCCATGACGAGGTGTCCTGGATTGTGGCCGAGGTGAGCAGCTTTCAGCTGGAGACAATAGCACAGTTCCGCCCACGGATAGGAGTCATCCTGAACATCACCGATGACCACAAGGACAGGCACAGGACCTTCAACGAATACGTAAGGGCGAAGGCGCGGCTTTTTGAAAACCAGGGCCCAGGTGATTATGCCGTGCTGAATTTCGATGACGCCTCTCTCCGTGACATTGCCCGGGAAGTGAGGGCAGAGCGCTATTTTTTCAGCACCAGCGGCGAGGTGGAGAGAGGGGCCTTCTGCAGGGACGGCTCCCTCTGGTTCCGCGGCGGCGGGGTCGAAGAGCTGCTGTTCTCCCGCGATGAGGTGCCTCTCAAGGGAGGCCACAATCTCTCTAATGTCCTTGCAGTGCTCACGGTGGCAATGATTGCAGGAATAAGCGGCGACAGCGTGCTTTCGTCTTTGAGAGCATTCACGCCGCTCTCTCATCGTCTTGAATATACTGCAACCGTAAGGGGGGTGAAATTCTATGATGATTCCAAAGGGACCAATCCCGGGGCCGTCATGGCAGCCCTGGAAAGCTTTACGGAGCCCATAACCCTCATTGCAGGGGGTAAGGATAAAAGCATGGATTTCAGTGACCTGGGGCGCAGGATAGCCCGGAGGGTCAAAAACCTGGTGGTGATAGGAGAAAGCGCCGAAAAGATAGCAGAGGCTTCCGCCATGGCGGGGATGAAGAGCATTACCCGCTCAGCCTCGTTCCCGGAAGCGGTAAAGAAAGCTTTCGAAGCCTCATCACCTGGCGACGTGGTGCTTCTCTCGCCGGCATGCGCGAGCTTTGACATGTTCTCGTCGGCAGAGCACCGGGGGGATTTGTTTCAAGAGCTAGTCAAGAAAATGGAGGTTGAGTACCCTTGA